A single genomic interval of Candidatus Methylomirabilota bacterium harbors:
- the rpsO gene encoding 30S ribosomal protein S15, whose translation MGKASTNKQEIIGQYRLHDTDSGSPDVQIALLTGRIGYLTEHLNGHKKDFHSRRGLLRLVARRRKLLDYLRSKDTNRYKQIIERLGIRK comes from the coding sequence GTGGGTAAGGCGTCTACAAATAAGCAAGAGATCATTGGGCAGTATCGGCTACATGACACCGACTCCGGCTCCCCGGATGTACAGATCGCGCTTCTGACCGGGCGAATCGGCTACCTGACCGAACACCTGAATGGCCACAAGAAAGACTTTCACTCCAGGAGAGGGCTGCTCCGCCTCGTCGCACGGCGCCGGAAACTCTTGGACTATCTCAGGAGCAAAGATACGAACAGGTATAAACAGATCATCGAAAGGTTGGGAATCCGTAAATGA
- a CDS encoding adenylosuccinate lyase translates to MIPRYTLPRMVSVWEPQNRYAAWLRIELLACEAWTELGVVPREALAVIQERAGFDLNRIQEIEREVRHDVIAFVSAVAERVGPEARYLHFGLTSYDVVDTALAVQLQQAAGILLEDLEALSQTLAGLARRHKHTMMIGRTHGIHAEPTTFGLKLALWYCEVERNLDRLRRARETVAYGKLSGAVGTFAHLPLFVEQHVCARLGLKPAPISSQILSRDRHAEFVLTLALIGTSLDKFATEIRHLQRTEVREVEEPFVEGQKGSSAMPHKRNPVACEQVSGLARLLRSYAQSGLENVPLWHERDISHSSVERVILPDATILLDYLLVRFREVLEGLRVYPDRMRRNLEMTGGLVFSEAVLLALVGKGLTREEGYRLVQRHAMRAWESGEPFKPLLLADPEICRHLSPDEVESCFDLGYHLRHLDDIFARVGL, encoded by the coding sequence ATGATCCCACGCTATACGCTTCCCCGGATGGTCTCTGTATGGGAACCGCAGAACCGCTACGCCGCCTGGTTACGGATCGAGCTGTTGGCGTGCGAGGCGTGGACCGAGCTGGGCGTCGTTCCGCGCGAGGCGTTAGCTGTCATCCAGGAGCGGGCCGGCTTCGACCTTAACCGCATCCAGGAGATCGAAAGGGAAGTTCGCCACGATGTCATCGCCTTTGTCTCGGCGGTGGCGGAGCGGGTCGGCCCGGAGGCGCGCTACCTTCATTTCGGGCTGACGTCCTATGATGTCGTCGACACGGCTCTCGCGGTGCAACTTCAGCAGGCTGCCGGCATTCTGCTGGAAGACCTGGAGGCGCTCTCTCAAACGCTCGCCGGCCTCGCCAGACGCCATAAGCATACGATGATGATCGGGCGGACGCATGGGATCCATGCCGAGCCAACAACCTTTGGTTTGAAGCTGGCGCTCTGGTATTGCGAAGTGGAGCGCAATCTTGATCGCCTCCGCCGGGCCAGGGAGACCGTTGCGTACGGCAAGCTCTCCGGCGCCGTCGGGACCTTCGCCCACCTGCCGCTGTTTGTGGAGCAGCATGTCTGCGCCCGGCTCGGGCTGAAGCCGGCGCCGATCTCCAGCCAGATTCTCTCCAGGGATCGACACGCTGAATTTGTGCTCACGCTCGCCCTGATCGGAACCTCTCTCGATAAGTTCGCCACGGAGATCCGCCACCTGCAGCGGACTGAGGTGCGTGAGGTCGAGGAGCCGTTTGTCGAAGGACAGAAGGGTTCTTCAGCCATGCCTCACAAGCGGAACCCGGTTGCCTGTGAACAGGTGTCCGGACTAGCGAGATTGCTGAGAAGTTACGCCCAGTCTGGCCTGGAGAACGTGCCGTTATGGCACGAGCGCGACATCAGCCACTCATCCGTGGAACGGGTGATTCTGCCCGATGCGACCATCCTGCTTGACTACCTTCTGGTCCGGTTCCGAGAGGTTCTTGAGGGACTGCGGGTCTATCCGGATCGAATGCGTCGCAACCTGGAGATGACGGGGGGGCTGGTGTTTTCTGAGGCCGTGTTACTCGCGCTGGTTGGCAAGGGGCTTACCAGGGAAGAAGGCTACCGGCTGGTGCAGCGGCACGCCATGCGGGCGTGGGAGTCGGGTGAACCGTTCAAGCCGCTTCTGCTGGCCGACCCGGAGATTTGCCGGCATCTCTCGCCTGACGAGGTTGAAAGCTGCTTTGACCTGGGCTATCATCTGCGACATCTGGATGACATCTTTGCGCGTGTAGGTCTCTAA
- the truB gene encoding tRNA pseudouridine(55) synthase TruB, translating into MELSGVLNINKPGGMTSHDVVDVVRRLLKMRRVGHTGTLDPRATGVLPLCIGRATRIAQFLTQADKEYLITMRLGITTDTLDADGKVLSQTDHVDVDSARLREVLESFVGEIQQVPPLFSAKKHHGERLYRLARRGETVERQPIAVRIHELTLLEIDFPFVRFRVSCSKGTYARTLCDDIGRILGCGAHLYALTRVRSGRFLVDDALTLEQLEQTVMEGRIRDVLIPIGEALGHLPVVRIHPESSRGVVQGGGMVAGALLSFPMEVEKGDLVRVLGYRRQLLSLAEVTVAGREFSAVDPRRIVLKPVRVLAGQ; encoded by the coding sequence ATGGAACTCAGCGGAGTCTTGAATATCAATAAGCCTGGGGGGATGACCTCCCATGATGTAGTGGACGTGGTGCGGCGTCTGCTGAAGATGCGCCGTGTTGGTCATACCGGTACGCTTGATCCGAGGGCGACCGGCGTGCTGCCGCTCTGCATCGGACGGGCGACTCGAATCGCACAATTTCTTACGCAAGCCGACAAGGAGTACCTGATCACGATGCGGCTGGGTATCACCACTGACACCTTGGATGCTGATGGGAAAGTGCTGTCCCAGACGGATCATGTTGACGTAGACTCTGCCAGACTGCGAGAAGTTCTGGAGAGTTTTGTCGGAGAGATCCAGCAGGTGCCGCCCCTTTTCTCCGCGAAGAAGCATCATGGAGAGCGCCTCTATCGCCTGGCTCGCCGAGGCGAAACAGTCGAACGGCAGCCGATTGCGGTGCGGATTCATGAGCTGACGCTGCTGGAGATCGACTTCCCCTTCGTTCGATTCCGGGTGAGTTGTTCCAAGGGGACGTACGCTCGTACTCTGTGTGATGACATTGGTCGGATCCTCGGGTGCGGCGCGCACCTGTATGCGTTGACTCGCGTCCGATCAGGCCGTTTCCTGGTTGACGACGCGTTGACGCTGGAGCAGCTCGAGCAGACCGTCATGGAGGGGCGTATCCGGGATGTGCTGATCCCGATCGGAGAAGCTCTCGGGCACCTGCCGGTTGTCAGGATTCACCCCGAGTCCTCTCGAGGGGTTGTTCAGGGAGGCGGGATGGTGGCTGGCGCGCTGCTCAGTTTCCCGATGGAGGTGGAGAAGGGCGACCTTGTCCGGGTCCTGGGATATCGGCGCCAGCTTCTTTCGCTGGCCGAGGTAACGGTTGCGGGCCGGGAATTCTCCGCAGTCGATCCGCGTCGGATCGTCTTAAAACCGGTACGGGTCCTCGCCGGGCAATGA
- a CDS encoding insulinase family protein — translation MSLLSYNRQVLPNGMVVLSERMPAVKSATIGVWVRVGSRDEAGEVAGVSHFIEHMLFKGTQRRSAQEIARAIDAVGGTLDAFTSRESTCFYAKVLGEHLPLAIDILADTFLHSSLNSKDIEREQEVVLQEIKMVEDTPDDLVHDLFAEAIWSDHPVARPILGRKETVRAFTQDDVRCHMDRFYRPDRTVVVAAGDLEHEHLVELVAQAFNGFEGRSVHVDLPPPSCTAAVRVEERDTAQLHLCLGMDGLPHAHQDRYALYLLNAMLGGSMSSRLFQEIREKRGLAYSIYSYQASYRDCGLLVIYAGTNPESSGLVVDLIRGECARLRNQPVDPSDLQRAKDQLKGGLLLGLEGTSSRMTRLAKTEIYFEGTYGLEEIIAGIDAVSINQFESLTRRILRDEAFAITTIGPVAQTALLS, via the coding sequence ATGAGCCTTCTCTCCTATAATCGCCAGGTATTGCCGAACGGGATGGTCGTGCTCAGCGAGCGGATGCCTGCCGTCAAGTCGGCTACGATCGGCGTCTGGGTGCGGGTCGGATCGCGGGACGAGGCGGGAGAGGTAGCCGGCGTCTCGCATTTCATCGAGCACATGCTCTTTAAGGGGACCCAGCGGCGGAGCGCGCAGGAGATCGCCAGGGCGATTGACGCCGTTGGCGGCACGCTTGACGCCTTCACGAGTCGCGAGAGCACCTGTTTCTATGCCAAGGTTTTGGGCGAGCACCTGCCTCTGGCCATTGATATCCTGGCTGATACCTTTCTCCACTCCAGTCTTAATTCCAAAGATATTGAGCGGGAGCAAGAGGTGGTTCTTCAGGAGATCAAGATGGTGGAGGATACCCCCGATGACCTGGTCCACGACCTCTTTGCGGAGGCGATCTGGAGTGATCACCCGGTGGCTAGACCGATCCTGGGGCGCAAGGAGACGGTGCGCGCCTTTACACAAGACGACGTCCGTTGTCACATGGATCGCTTCTACCGTCCTGATCGCACCGTAGTGGTGGCGGCTGGCGATCTGGAGCACGAGCACCTCGTGGAGCTGGTGGCGCAAGCGTTCAATGGGTTTGAAGGTCGATCCGTTCACGTCGATCTTCCACCTCCAAGTTGTACGGCGGCGGTCAGGGTGGAGGAGCGTGATACGGCCCAGCTTCACCTGTGCCTCGGCATGGACGGCCTGCCGCATGCGCATCAGGATCGCTATGCGCTCTACCTGTTAAACGCCATGCTGGGCGGCAGCATGAGCTCCAGACTCTTTCAGGAGATTCGTGAAAAACGGGGTTTGGCGTATTCAATCTACTCCTACCAGGCATCATATCGTGATTGTGGGCTGCTGGTCATTTATGCGGGGACCAATCCGGAGTCCTCAGGCCTGGTCGTGGACCTGATTCGTGGTGAGTGCGCCCGCTTGCGGAATCAGCCGGTCGATCCCAGCGATCTCCAACGGGCGAAGGATCAGCTGAAGGGCGGCCTGCTCCTCGGGCTCGAGGGAACCAGCAGTCGGATGACTCGCCTTGCCAAGACAGAGATCTATTTCGAGGGCACCTATGGCCTGGAAGAAATCATCGCCGGGATCGATGCGGTGTCCATTAATCAGTTCGAGTCGCTGACGAGAAGGATTTTGCGCGACGAGGCGTTTGCCATCACTACGATCGGCCCTGTCGCTCAGACGGCCCTCCTCTCTTGA
- the purQ gene encoding phosphoribosylformylglycinamidine synthase subunit PurQ, whose product MKFGIVVFPGSWSHQDFHHVIVNVLKEEACYLWHKEANLHGVDCVILPGGFAHGDYLRSGAIARLSPVMGAVAAFADAGGPVLGSCNGFQILTEAGLLPGALLPNDCLHYRCRWVHLRTESRQTPFTSAMQPGQVVRMPISHGDGRYYIDQVGWKRLVDGDQVIFRYCDATGALADDANPNGSLDSIAGICNERRNVLGLMPHPERAAEPILGSEDGGLMFASILDSFVRSPLTTCGDRA is encoded by the coding sequence ATGAAATTCGGCATTGTGGTCTTTCCCGGCTCCTGGAGTCACCAGGACTTCCACCATGTTATTGTGAACGTCCTGAAGGAGGAGGCCTGCTACCTCTGGCATAAGGAGGCCAATCTTCACGGTGTGGATTGCGTGATCCTCCCGGGCGGATTCGCGCATGGTGACTATCTGCGGTCGGGTGCCATCGCGCGACTGTCCCCTGTCATGGGCGCAGTGGCGGCCTTTGCGGACGCAGGCGGCCCGGTCCTTGGCAGTTGCAACGGGTTTCAAATCTTAACCGAGGCGGGACTGCTGCCGGGCGCGCTGTTGCCTAACGATTGCCTGCACTACCGGTGTCGATGGGTCCACCTGAGGACGGAGAGCCGGCAGACTCCCTTTACGTCTGCCATGCAACCGGGACAGGTGGTGCGGATGCCGATTTCGCACGGCGACGGGCGATACTATATCGACCAGGTGGGGTGGAAAAGGCTGGTGGACGGTGATCAGGTTATCTTTCGCTACTGTGATGCGACGGGGGCGCTCGCGGACGATGCGAACCCGAACGGGTCGCTGGATTCTATCGCCGGCATCTGCAACGAACGCCGCAATGTTCTCGGATTGATGCCGCATCCGGAGCGGGCCGCCGAACCGATCCTGGGCTCTGAAGATGGCGGCCTGATGTTCGCGTCGATCCTTGACAGCTTCGTCCGCTCCCCGCTCACGACATGCGGGGACAGGGCCTGA
- a CDS encoding bifunctional riboflavin kinase/FAD synthetase has product MIVIEQIEDLEDEYPSAAVAVGTFDGVHLGHREILGRVVRRARQEGGTAVVFTFARHPLEVVNPLKAPPLITPLSIKRDIMAALGIDLMIAVGFTPFLAVTSPRDFVKTYLVDRLRARFVCIGYDFAFGKARAGSPELLRTLGEEYRFELEVVPAMTADGHVVSSTLIRRLLAGGELRRATHFLGRPYAILGHIERGAKRGRGLGYPTANLAATADLIVPDGVYAGLAWLKHELHKALINVGRAPTFGGEARRVEVHLLETEEGELYGETLTLFFLELLRDERRFDDPSLLRQQIDCDKRQADAVFAAFPQFSPEEWALLPERPMLSYSRFQVST; this is encoded by the coding sequence ATGATTGTCATCGAGCAGATTGAGGATCTGGAAGACGAATATCCCTCCGCTGCGGTAGCGGTCGGGACATTCGATGGGGTCCATCTTGGACACCGTGAGATCCTGGGTCGCGTGGTGCGGCGTGCCCGCCAGGAAGGCGGAACGGCAGTTGTCTTTACCTTCGCGCGACATCCGTTAGAAGTGGTGAACCCTTTAAAGGCTCCGCCTCTCATTACGCCACTGTCGATCAAGCGGGACATCATGGCTGCGCTCGGCATCGATCTGATGATCGCCGTCGGCTTTACTCCTTTTCTGGCCGTCACCTCGCCGCGCGATTTTGTGAAGACCTACCTGGTCGATCGACTTCGAGCGCGTTTTGTGTGTATCGGATACGACTTTGCCTTTGGTAAGGCCAGGGCTGGCTCGCCGGAACTGCTCAGGACACTTGGGGAGGAGTATCGGTTCGAGCTTGAAGTGGTTCCTGCGATGACAGCGGACGGTCATGTGGTCAGTTCTACTCTGATCCGCCGCCTGCTTGCCGGAGGGGAGTTGCGCCGGGCAACCCACTTTTTGGGGCGACCGTACGCGATTCTTGGACATATAGAACGTGGCGCTAAACGAGGCAGGGGGCTGGGGTACCCGACGGCCAATCTTGCCGCGACCGCTGATTTGATCGTTCCGGATGGCGTATATGCCGGCTTGGCATGGTTGAAGCACGAGTTACACAAGGCGCTGATTAATGTCGGCAGAGCTCCGACCTTTGGGGGTGAGGCCAGGCGAGTGGAAGTCCACCTGTTAGAGACTGAAGAGGGGGAATTGTACGGGGAGACGCTCACACTCTTCTTCCTTGAACTTTTGCGGGACGAGCGGCGCTTCGATGACCCGTCGTTGCTCCGACAGCAGATCGACTGCGACAAGCGGCAAGCGGATGCGGTGTTTGCTGCCTTCCCGCAGTTTTCTCCGGAAGAATGGGCTTTACTCCCGGAAAGGCCTATGCTATCGTACTCCCGGTTTCAGGTATCTACTTAA
- the purL gene encoding phosphoribosylformylglycinamidine synthase subunit PurL, which translates to MTVSAVSPDLIASHGLTTDEYDRIIATIGREPNLVELGMFGAMWSEHCSYKSSRVHLATLPTEGPRILQGPGENAGVLDIGDGLALVFKMESHNHPSFIEPYQGAATGVGGIIRDIFTMGARPIALCDSLRFGPLTDPKNRYLFGRVVAGIAGYGNAVGVPTVGGEACFAEPYSGNPLVNVLCVGIARKDRLFFSGAGGIGNPVIYVGAKTGRDGIHGATMASGVFDEGAEARRPTVQVGDPFREKLLIEACLELMEGDDLVAVQDMGAAGLTCATAEMASRGGTGIEIDLAHVPRREPGMTAYELMLSESQERMLVVAKAGSEERVRTAFEKWDLDAAVIGRVTEGELLRVLDHGRPVAEIPADALASEAPAYHRPSLRPVEADAWQRLDLDRLPLPDDYSAVLLELLRSPNLCCKERIWERYDHMLFLGTIVGPGSDAVVLRLAGGTRAIALSVDGNDRYCTVDPYRGAMIAVAEAARNVVCAGGEPLAITNCLNFGNPERPEIMWQFVEAVKGIGEACRALQTPVTGGNVSLYNETSGQAIFPTPMIGMVGLLDDVSYATGQWFKAEGDLVVLLGETREELGASEYLAIRFGLVQGAPPSLDLAREQAVQRACREAIRAGIISSAHDCSEGGLAVALAESCLGATPIGVDVQLTDAIRPDALLFGESQSRIVVSLKPSDWPRLEKIAAAYQVPVARLGTVGGTRLKLRAPACGVELSLAEVEAAWRGGLAPALGA; encoded by the coding sequence ATGACCGTATCGGCTGTCTCCCCGGATCTGATCGCGTCACACGGCCTGACGACCGACGAGTACGACAGGATCATAGCCACCATCGGTCGTGAACCGAACCTAGTCGAGTTGGGGATGTTCGGTGCGATGTGGTCGGAACACTGCAGCTACAAAAGCTCGCGGGTGCATCTGGCGACGCTGCCGACGGAAGGGCCGCGCATCCTTCAGGGGCCGGGGGAGAACGCGGGTGTCCTTGACATCGGGGACGGGCTGGCGCTGGTCTTCAAGATGGAAAGCCATAACCACCCGTCCTTTATCGAGCCGTACCAGGGAGCAGCCACAGGCGTAGGGGGAATTATCCGGGATATCTTCACTATGGGGGCGCGGCCGATTGCGCTCTGTGATTCGCTCCGCTTCGGACCGCTGACCGATCCGAAGAACCGCTACCTGTTCGGCCGTGTGGTGGCCGGCATTGCCGGGTACGGGAATGCGGTGGGCGTGCCGACCGTGGGCGGAGAGGCGTGCTTCGCCGAGCCGTATAGCGGCAACCCGCTGGTGAACGTGCTGTGCGTCGGGATCGCGCGGAAAGATCGGCTGTTCTTTTCCGGGGCCGGTGGAATTGGGAACCCGGTGATCTACGTTGGGGCCAAGACCGGACGCGACGGGATCCATGGCGCCACGATGGCCTCCGGCGTCTTCGATGAGGGAGCCGAGGCGAGAAGGCCGACCGTCCAGGTTGGTGACCCCTTTCGCGAAAAGTTGTTGATCGAGGCCTGCCTGGAGTTGATGGAGGGGGACGACTTGGTTGCGGTCCAGGATATGGGGGCGGCGGGATTGACCTGCGCGACCGCCGAGATGGCGAGCCGCGGCGGTACCGGGATCGAGATTGACCTCGCCCACGTCCCCCGGCGAGAACCGGGAATGACGGCCTACGAGCTGATGCTCTCGGAGTCGCAGGAGCGGATGCTCGTGGTCGCAAAAGCGGGAAGCGAGGAGCGGGTTCGAACCGCCTTTGAGAAGTGGGATCTCGATGCGGCTGTCATCGGGCGGGTAACCGAGGGGGAGTTGCTGCGGGTCCTGGACCATGGTAGGCCGGTGGCAGAGATTCCGGCCGACGCCCTGGCATCCGAGGCGCCCGCGTATCACCGGCCGAGCCTCCGTCCCGTCGAGGCCGATGCGTGGCAACGGCTCGACCTGGATCGCCTCCCACTCCCTGACGACTATTCGGCTGTCCTGTTGGAGCTGTTGCGGTCGCCAAACCTCTGCTGCAAGGAACGGATCTGGGAGCGCTATGACCACATGCTGTTCCTGGGCACGATTGTCGGGCCGGGATCGGACGCCGTCGTCCTGCGACTGGCCGGAGGCACACGCGCCATTGCGCTTTCCGTTGACGGCAATGACCGCTACTGCACGGTGGATCCCTATCGGGGAGCCATGATCGCCGTCGCCGAGGCAGCCAGAAACGTCGTCTGCGCCGGCGGCGAGCCGCTCGCCATCACCAACTGCCTGAACTTCGGCAATCCGGAGCGCCCGGAGATCATGTGGCAGTTCGTTGAGGCGGTCAAAGGAATCGGCGAGGCCTGCCGGGCCTTGCAGACCCCCGTCACCGGCGGTAACGTGAGCTTATACAATGAGACATCTGGACAGGCGATCTTTCCTACGCCCATGATCGGGATGGTCGGCCTCCTGGACGATGTGAGCTACGCGACAGGCCAGTGGTTCAAGGCTGAAGGGGATCTGGTGGTGCTGTTGGGCGAGACGCGGGAAGAGCTGGGGGCGAGCGAATACCTGGCGATCCGGTTCGGGTTGGTTCAAGGCGCGCCCCCCTCGTTGGACCTGGCCAGGGAGCAGGCCGTGCAGCGCGCCTGTCGCGAGGCGATTCGAGCGGGGATCATCAGTTCGGCGCATGACTGCTCGGAGGGCGGGCTGGCCGTTGCGCTGGCGGAGTCGTGCCTGGGGGCGACGCCGATCGGTGTCGATGTTCAACTGACGGACGCGATTCGCCCCGATGCGTTGCTCTTCGGGGAATCACAATCCCGGATCGTCGTGTCCCTCAAGCCGTCCGACTGGCCGAGACTGGAGAAGATCGCAGCGGCGTACCAGGTCCCTGTGGCGCGTCTTGGAACGGTCGGGGGGACCAGATTGAAGCTTCGCGCCCCGGCATGCGGGGTTGAACTTTCTCTGGCAGAGGTCGAGGCCGCCTGGCGAGGCGGGTTGGCGCCGGCACTGGGCGCGTAA
- the purS gene encoding phosphoribosylformylglycinamidine synthase subunit PurS, with protein sequence MLTAKIYVTLKPGVLDAQGDTVRSALETLGFKGLADVRVGKFMVLTLNSLTKEQATAQVDEMCRRLLANPVIEDYCFELEGATG encoded by the coding sequence ATGTTGACTGCGAAGATTTATGTGACCTTGAAGCCTGGTGTCCTCGACGCCCAGGGAGACACGGTACGATCGGCCCTTGAGACGCTGGGGTTTAAGGGGCTGGCGGACGTACGGGTCGGAAAGTTCATGGTGCTGACGCTGAACAGTCTCACGAAGGAGCAGGCGACTGCGCAGGTTGATGAGATGTGCAGGCGGCTGCTCGCCAATCCGGTGATTGAAGACTACTGCTTCGAGTTGGAGGGGGCCACCGGATGA
- the pnp gene encoding polyribonucleotide nucleotidyltransferase — MSCRVERIIEGKLLSIEAGRVARQADGAVLVRYGDTVVLVTAVASKQMRQGIDFFPLTVDYQERAYAAGKIPGGFFKREGRPHEKETLTSRLIDRPLRPLFPDGYRHDVQIIATVLSADQENDPDVLAVLGASAALTIAPIPFLGPIGAVRVGRVGGKLVLNPTYAQMEGSDIDMVVAGTQSAVVMLEAGANEVPEELMMEAIEFGHKGIQPMINMALELAKELRVEKAPFSICPVDPELGERVNHLARQGLRTLTGIAEKEEQRSRRQQLFDEVMAAFSNEAEDRTAVVRRLFEQIEHEELRRMILEDGKRADGRSLEDVRPITAEVGVLPRTHGSALFTRGQTQALVTTTLGTSEDEQRLDNLEGEGTKRFMLHYNFPPFSVGEVKFMRGPGRREIGHGALAERALLAALPTKEEFSYTLRIVSDILESNGSSSMATVCGASLSLMDAGVPIRSAVAGVAMGLVMENEQAAILTDIIGLEDHLGDMDFKVAGTRKGITALQLDIKTQGITPSLMPKALDQARRARLHILDQMDRAIAEPRPNMSAYAPRIITLMIPVDKIRDVIGPGGKVIRGIVADSGAKIDVSDDGRIEIASVDEEAAQKALSIISKIVEVPEVGKVYQGKVVKIMDFGAFVQILPGTDGLLHISQIAEHRVKRVEDILSEGDEVMVKVIDVDKNGKIRLSRKEVVQSETQVKAE, encoded by the coding sequence ATGAGTTGCCGTGTCGAGCGGATCATTGAAGGGAAACTCTTGAGTATCGAGGCTGGGCGTGTGGCCAGGCAGGCCGATGGCGCTGTGCTAGTCCGGTATGGCGATACGGTCGTGCTGGTTACGGCGGTGGCGTCGAAACAGATGCGACAGGGGATCGATTTCTTTCCACTCACTGTCGATTACCAGGAACGGGCCTACGCAGCCGGTAAAATCCCTGGTGGCTTCTTTAAGCGAGAGGGTCGGCCTCATGAGAAGGAGACGCTGACCTCGCGCCTTATCGATCGTCCACTCCGTCCCCTCTTCCCGGATGGCTATCGGCATGACGTCCAGATTATCGCCACGGTTCTGTCCGCAGACCAGGAAAACGACCCTGACGTCTTGGCGGTGTTGGGCGCCTCCGCCGCTCTCACCATAGCGCCCATCCCGTTCCTCGGGCCGATCGGTGCGGTCCGGGTGGGTCGGGTGGGGGGCAAGTTGGTCCTCAATCCCACCTATGCCCAGATGGAAGGATCCGACATCGATATGGTGGTCGCGGGGACCCAAAGCGCTGTAGTGATGCTTGAGGCCGGAGCCAACGAGGTCCCTGAAGAGTTGATGATGGAGGCGATCGAGTTTGGGCATAAGGGGATCCAGCCCATGATTAACATGGCGCTGGAGCTGGCGAAAGAGCTTCGGGTTGAAAAGGCGCCATTCAGTATTTGCCCTGTGGATCCCGAGTTAGGTGAGCGCGTGAACCACCTGGCCCGCCAAGGGCTTCGGACCCTGACCGGGATCGCGGAGAAGGAGGAACAGCGGAGCCGTCGACAGCAGCTCTTTGATGAGGTCATGGCGGCGTTCAGCAATGAGGCGGAGGACCGGACAGCAGTCGTCAGGAGGCTGTTTGAGCAGATCGAGCACGAGGAGTTACGCCGAATGATCCTGGAAGACGGGAAGCGGGCGGACGGAAGATCGCTCGAGGATGTTCGACCGATTACCGCCGAGGTCGGTGTCCTGCCAAGGACTCATGGATCAGCCCTCTTCACAAGGGGTCAGACGCAGGCTCTTGTGACCACCACGCTCGGCACCTCGGAAGATGAACAGCGTCTGGATAATCTCGAGGGAGAGGGTACTAAACGGTTTATGCTCCATTACAACTTTCCACCGTTCAGCGTCGGCGAGGTTAAGTTCATGCGCGGTCCCGGTCGACGCGAGATTGGGCACGGGGCCCTCGCCGAGCGAGCCCTTCTCGCGGCGCTGCCGACGAAGGAGGAGTTTTCGTATACCCTTCGGATTGTCTCAGATATCCTCGAGTCGAACGGGTCGTCTTCCATGGCGACGGTCTGCGGCGCGAGCCTCAGCTTAATGGATGCCGGGGTTCCGATCCGGTCAGCGGTGGCCGGAGTAGCGATGGGGCTCGTCATGGAAAATGAGCAGGCGGCGATTCTCACCGATATCATCGGACTTGAGGATCACCTTGGCGACATGGACTTTAAGGTGGCCGGCACCCGGAAAGGGATCACGGCGCTGCAACTGGATATCAAGACCCAAGGTATCACGCCTAGCCTCATGCCGAAGGCGCTGGATCAGGCCAGACGCGCTCGTCTCCATATTTTGGATCAAATGGATCGCGCCATTGCGGAGCCAAGGCCGAATATGTCGGCGTATGCCCCACGCATCATCACGCTGATGATTCCGGTGGACAAAATCCGTGACGTCATCGGCCCTGGCGGTAAGGTGATCCGCGGGATTGTGGCAGACTCCGGGGCGAAGATCGATGTCTCTGACGACGGGCGGATTGAGATCGCCTCGGTTGACGAAGAGGCAGCACAGAAGGCTTTGTCGATCATCAGCAAGATCGTCGAGGTTCCTGAGGTAGGCAAGGTCTATCAAGGGAAGGTAGTCAAGATTATGGACTTTGGTGCTTTTGTCCAGATCCTTCCCGGCACTGATGGCCTTCTGCATATCTCTCAAATTGCCGAACACCGGGTGAAGAGGGTCGAGGATATCTTGTCGGAAGGGGATGAGGTCATGGTAAAAGTGATCGACGTCGACAAGAACGGGAAGATCCGGTTGAGTCGGAAAGAGGTGGTACAGTCGGAGACGCAGGTTAAGGCGGAGTAG